Genomic segment of Candidatus Flexicrinis affinis:
GATGAGCGCAACGCCGAGGCCGACGCCTGCGCCGATCATGAACCTTGTGCTGATCTTGTCGACATTGGCCACGCGAACGGCAAAGTACGATACGCCGAATGCCAGCGCAATCGTAATCGCGTCGGACAGTGTCATTACCTTGTCGATCTGCCCTTGCAGCACGCCGAAGATCGTCAGCGCCGCAAACCCGCCGAGCGCCATTCGCCCAACGCGAGCAGAAAGCTGAGTCAGGACTCCGCCAAGCGCGCCCAACCCCACAGATACGATCAACAAGACGCCGATCGCTGCACCGGCGCTTTCCTGCCCCATGTACAGCGCGGACTGCGCCAAAGGCTCCATGTTGCGAAACACGAAGCGAACGTCTACAGCTTCGGTAAACAGAATTGTCGCCGCGAGCCCAACGCCGACGATCAGACCAGCGGCAGCGCCATTGATCAGCGTGGACAGCACGCCGCGAGTAGCGACCTGCCGCGCGGCCGCGAAGCCCGCCGCAGTAAAGGCGATATACAGCGCAAGTTGACTGAATGACACGCCGCCGAAGACAACGTCGCCTGCCGCGTTCTCCAGCTCGGTGATCACGGTGCGGCGCTCGAAAGCCACGAACAGGTTTGTCAGCGTGAGGAGGATGGACACGAGGGCCGCATAGAGGCCCAGTCGAATAGTATTGCGCCCGAATACCATGCCCGTTACGCCTTCTTCTTCGCCAGAACTTCGCCGAAGATCCCCGTCGGACGGAAGATCAGGATCAACACCAGCACGCCGAATGCGATGACGTCCTCGAGCTGTGACGGCAGTCCAAGCATTTGCGGCGCAGCGGACTCGATGATGCCCAGCAGCACGCCGCCTGCCATCGCACCGGGGATGTTCCCGATGCCACCCAATACCGCCGCGGTAAATGCCTTCACGCCCGGCGTGAAGCCCATAAACGGCGACACCTGACGGTTATAAAGGGCAAACAGAATAGCTGCAGCGCCGGCCATCAGGGCGCCGAGCACGAAGGTCAAGACGATTACGCGGTCGACGTTGATTCCCATCAGCGAGGCCGTGCTTTTGTCCTCGGCCACGGCCCGCATCGCCTTGCCGACCTTCGTGCGCTGCACAAAGAACCAAAGCCCGCCCATCAGGACCAGCGCGATAATGAAGATCACGAAATACAGCGGGCGGACAACGATGTCCCCGCCGAAGGCTTCGAGGGTGTAGCGCCCTTGCATAATGTCGATGCCACCCTCGCACGCTGTGCCGGTTCCGCCAATGCACAGGTTGACGATCGGGTAGTTGCGCGGCGCGCCGCCGAACAAGCGCAGGAAGAGCTCCCTTAGCGCTATACTTGCGCCAATCGCGGTGATCAACGGGACGAGGCGAGGCGCGCTTCGCAGCGGCCTATACGCGATGCGCTCGAGCAGCACCGCGGTGATAACCGAGGCGATCATCCCCACCGCCAGCGTGAGCAGCAGGGCGAGCAGCGTCTGCTCGGCCAGAAAGCCGGATTCGTTAAAGGCGTTGATCGCGAAGAAGCCGATGTACGCTCCACTCATGAATACCTCGCTGTGGGCGAAGTTGATCATGAGCAGCACGCCGTACACCAGCGTGTAACCGAGCGCGATCAGCGCGTAGATGCTGCCCTGCGCTAGGCCGAGTACCAGACCCTGTAAGAAGTCGTCCGCCCCGTAGAGTCCGTTGACGGTGTTGCGCACGGCGATAAACGCGAGAAACAGCAGCAGACCGCCGCCCGCGAGGTATAGAAAGATCTGCACGGGGTCGTTGCCCAAGCGCAAACGCCCGGCGAGGGGAATGGATTTCAGCATGTTGATGACGCCTTGATGAGGAGGCGCTGCCTCCGCTTGCGAACCCCGACAGTTATAACGCGTCGCCTATCGTCTCACAACAATCGGGGCGCAGTGACCTGCGCCCCGATGTGTCTTGCTACTGCGCGGTAGAGGCTACCGGCGTTACTCCATTTCCATGCTCATGGTCTCGAGGCGGACAATCTCGCCGTCCTGAACCTGGAAGAAGCCGATACCACCCTGCGAGCACTCGCCGTCGCCGTTGCAGCTCAGGATACCCGAAAGGCCGACAACCGGCTCTTCTGCACCGTAGTTGGCGATGAAGTCTGCCAGCGCAGCGCGATCGATCACGAGGTTGCCGTCGGCATCGATTTCGCCGACCGCCTCAATGCCGTCGAGGTACATCAGAACCGCATCACGGCTGTAGCTGTGGAACGCGGCGGTCGGCGGGAAGCCGTACTTCTCTTCGTATTCGGCCACGAACGCGTCCAGCGCTTCGCTAGCTGCCGGGGCGGGGGTCGAGATGTAGACACCCTCAACCGCGGCGCCGCCGAGGTTGATCAGTTCCGGCGTGAAGATACCATCTGCGCCCATGAACGGGACATCGGCCAAGCCGGCATCCGCGCGCTGCTCGGAGAGTCGGGCTGCTTCGGCCGGGAACCCACCGAAGAAGATCAGCTCGGGCTCGGCGGAGGCGATGCCGTCCAGCGTGCTGCGGAAGTCGGTGTCACCGACGGTCACGGCGTCCTGAGCGACAACCTCGCCACCCAGCTCTTCGAACGCCGCCGCCACATTGGCGACCAGACCTTCGCCGTAGGGGCTGCCGTCATGGATGGTGGCCAGCTTAGTGACCCCGAGGTAATCGAAGATGAAGATCGCATCCTCGACGCCCTGCGCATCATCGTTCGGGGTGACGCGGTTGAAGCTGACGAAGTCGGCGGCCAGCGCGGGGTTGGTGCAGCTCGCGCTGATCATGATGTAGCCGGCTGAGTCGAGGACCGGACCGGCGGCGCGGCACGCGCTCGAGCATGTCGGGCCGACGATGCCGACGATCTGGGGATTGGAGACATAGTAGTTCGCGATCGCCTGACCGCCCTCGGCAGAGCAGAGGTCGTCCTGCACGTCGATGGTGACTTCAAATTCGACGTCACCGATCGTCACGGTACCACGCTCGTCAAGCGCAAGCTCGACGCCGCGCACGATGTCTTCACCCAGCGGGGCAAGACCTTCGCCGCTGATCACTGCTGCGACGCCGATGACGACCGGATCGCCGGCCTCGACGACGATCGTTCCCTCGTCTTGTGCGAGAGTCGGGACGACGAGCAGCGCCAGAACGGCCAGAACAACGAGAAAATTGCGGAATGTATTCCGAACCATAGGGGTAAACTCCTTGCTGTGTTTGGTGTACCCTGTGCCTAATCAAGGCGTTGATGAGTGTACCGTGATGAATTGGGTTGTCAAATCGTTACATCTATCTTTCATAATTCCGGCGACAATCGTCCTGTTTGTCGCCGCCTCCGCCCGACTTCTCGTGTCTGCACAGGACGCATGGCCGGTAGCCCAACGCTGCTTGGGCCTGCCTGTTGCAGCGCCTGACGCGCCGTTCCCCGGCATGCTGGTCACGATCGCCGACGACGCCGTTCGCGCCTATCGAGAAGGCGTGCCGACAACGTATGTGCTGTCGTTCGCGGGAGGAAACTTTCTGCGGGGCGCGTCGGTTGCGCCGGACGGCAGACACATTGCCGTGCCGAACGGGGTGATCACGACCGTAACCAGCAGCGACATTCGCTACACCGTTCAAGAGATTCGCATCGTCACAACCGAGACGGTACCGCGCATCACCGTGCGCATCCCGTGGCGGGCATCGTTTCCGGTAGGATCGCCCTTCACGTCCGCGGGTGACATCCCGCCGGTTCAGTGGCTCGACGGGGAGACGGTGCTGTTGGTTCAAGGAACGCTGTCGGAGGAACAGACGTGGGTCACCGTCAATCCGTTTCACGCCGATGCCCTGCCCGAGCCGGCCGCCGTGCAAGACGCTGTTACGCGATCGCCGGACGGGTCGCGCGCGGTCGTCGTTCGCGATGGCGATTGGGTGCTGGTCGGCGTCGGTTCCGCTCAGAACACTGTCACGCTCCCGTCGGGCATCGATGTGTCGCGTGCGGTTTGGTCGCCAACGTCTAGCTCAATTGCCGTGCCGCTGCGTGAGGCGGGACGGGGCGCACTTGCCGTATTCGACGCTGCCACCGGCGCGCGAAGCGATTTGATAGCGTTCGAACGCTATCAGGCGGCGCGCAGCGTGCGCTGGTCACCCGATGGACTGCGCCTCGCCTTCGCGCTGTTCGACCCGCAGACCGGCATGAATCGGCTGCATGTGGCCGAACTGGCAACGCAGCGGGTCGTCGACCTGTGTGTGGAGCTGGGCATTGCCGGGAACGAACCCAATACGTCGGCGGTCGTCTGGTCGCCAGACGGAAACAGCCTAGCGATGGTGACCGCGCAGGCTGTACCCAGTGCCGTGGTATCGATAGCAGATATAGAGACGGGTCAGCGCTGGACACTGCTGCCCGCATCAGGCGAACTGTTGGGGTGGTACGACTAGCCGAAACGCCTAAAAGTCGTCGTCGTCGTCATCACCGTACGAATCATCGAGTTCTTCGTCTTCGTCGAAGTCCTCGTCGTCGTCGTAGAAATCGTCCTCTTCGTCGAGGTCGTAGCCTTCGTCGTCGATGTCCTCGTCATCGAAATCACGTGGACCGCGAAGGAGGATGTCGTCGATTGCGCGCATGGGTGTCTCTCCGGGCAGACGCCGCTCTGGCCGCGTAACACGCGGCAGTATAACATGAACTTCGGGGATGCAAATATCAGAATTCGGCGTCAGCGAGACATGAACCGGTATCCTACGCCGCGCGACGTCAAAATGTAGCTGGGGTGATCGGGATCGATCTCGAGTTTCTGGCGCAGGTAGTGGATGTACAGCTTGAGGCTGTCGATCGCATCGCCGTATTCTTCTCCCCAGGCCTGACGTACGAGGTCGTCGCGGGCAACGACGCGGCCCGCATTACGAACGAGGATCCCGAGCAGGTTGAATTCCTTTGGCGTAAGGTGGCAGAGCTGATCGCGCACGTACACCTCGCGATTGAGGAAGTTCACCCGGAAGTCGCCGTCGTCAAATACCAGCTCTTCGGACGGCGCACTGCGTGGGGCACGGCGCAAATGCGCTTTGATACGCGCCAATAGTTCCTGCGGGTCGAATGGCTTGGGGATGTAATCGTCGGCGCCGAGGTCAAGGCCGCGCACTACGTCTTCCGAACTCGTGAACGCGGAAAGAAACAGGATCGGGACGTCGGACATCTCGCGCAGACGGTGGCACATCTCCCACCCGTCCATTTGCGGCATGTTTACGTCGAGGAGCACGATGTCCGGTTGGAACCGGTAGGCCTTGCGCAACCCGTCCTCCGCAGAGGCGGCACGCACGACCTCATACCCTGCCCGTGCCAGTAGAAGCTCGAGCACGCGCAGCGTTGATTCATCATCGTCAACGATCAAGACGGTATCAGACATCGTCTCCCCGCTGAAGGTTACGTGAGTCCAACCATCACGCGGACACTGTATGGGAAATGTATCATAGTTCTAACGTTGCGGCAAACAACGTTTCTCAACGGTCCTCACCGCCGATTAGACTACGCAAACAAGACGCACGCTGGCAAAATCCGCACGATCATGTACGCTATGCGGTCAGATTGCCGTTTAACCGCAGTGAGGCGGCACGGCAGTGTCGTCGGCAGTATGCGAGGATTTATCGCAATGCAGGTTTTCACACATCGAATTGACCGTCGCACGATTCGCGGTTTGATCGGGAGCGCCCTTGTGCTCGCCGTTCTCCTTCCGCTCATGGTCGTGCCCACTTTTGCACAAGACCCCACGGCGACCCCTGCCCCGGTCGCCGATCCGGTACGCCGCGGCCTTGACGCTGCGCGCGACGCACTGGAAGCGGAGTTCAACACCGACCTGACGTACGTCCGTGCATGGACGTTCGAACAGACCGAATGGACCGTCAGCATCGACACATGCGACTCTGAAGTCGCAGAGTTCGACTATCGCCCGGTGTACTTCGGCTGGGTGTACGACATCACGGCACTCAACGGCCGCACGTGGCGCGTGCGCGTCAGCTTCGATCTGAAGGCGGTCGTGATCTGCGACCGTGAAGATCTATCTCCGGTCACTGACCCGAGCGCGGTCACCAACCCTGACCTTGCCGCTCCGGTTGCAGGTGCTGGCGCAGTGGGCGACTTCGAGCTTGGCGGCCACTACTTCGTCTTGGACGGCGGCGCTGTCGCGGCGATGAAGCAGGCCGGCATGACGTGGGCCAAGAAGCAGATCCGCTGGACGCTCGGCTCGGGAACAGGCTCGGCCGCCGGCGCAATCGCTGAAGCTAAGGCCAACGGCTTCAAGGTGCTGCTGAGCATTGTCGGCGTGGTCGAAGAAATGGGCGACTACGACGGCTACATCAACGCATTCGCCGCGTACATGGGCGAGGTCGCCGCGCTCGGGCCGGACGCGATTCAGGTCTGGAACGAGCCGAACATCGACCGTGAATGGCCGCTTGGCCGCGTCAACGGCGCCGAGTACACCAAGCTGCTTGCGGCGTCCTTCAACGCCATCAAGAGCGCCAACGCCAACGTCATCGTCATGACCGCTGCGCCGTCGCCAACCGGGTTCGCCGGCAGCGCCGGGTGCACTCAGACCGACACGTACCACGTCTGCAACGACGATGTCTTCTTCCAGCAGATGGCGAACGCAGGCGCTGCGAACTACATCGACTGCGTCGGCCTGCACTATAACGAAGGTGTCGTGTCGCCAAGCGCCACCACCGGCGACCCGCGCGACAACTTCCCGACCCGCTACTTCGGCAGCAACATCGGGCGTGCACGCGCATACTTCCCCAACCGTCCGATCTGCTTCTCGGAACTGGGTTACGTGACGCCGGAAGGCTATGGTCCGATCGCGCCGAACTTTGCATGGGGCGCGGACAACACCGTGGCCGAGCAGGCCGCGTGGCTTGCGGAAGCTGCCGCACTCTCGGCACAGCTTGGCTACGTGCGTATGATGATCGTTTGGAACATCAATTCGCAGCAGTACGATGCCAACGACCCGCAGGCAGGCTACGCGATCATCCGTCCGGGTGGAAGCTGCCCGGCATGCGCCACGCTGGGCGTGGTGATGGGCGCGAGCTAGCGCAGGTCTCAGCCAACCGAAACAAGAACGCCCCGGTCACAAGCCGGGGCGTTTTCATTGCCGGTAGGGGCCTTGCACGACGAATCTACTCGATCGGCTTCAAGTACTCGGCGACCAGCGCCTTGGTGCCCACTTGAGCGTTGTCGAACTGCACCGTCGCCTTTTCGCTTTCGCCCGTGCCGCTGGACTCCACCACCGTACCTGCGCCGAACCTCGCGTGGTACACGCGTGACCCGGTGGGGAATCGTGCCGCGCCCCCGGGGAACGGCACGATCTTGCTGCGGATGCTGTTTCCGAACCGGCCATCGTCCGATTTCGGTGCCGGTTTCTGATCTTGCAGCCACTGGTTGAGCGGCGTGTTCGTCCCCGCGGAGATTTGACGCCCGGTCGACCGGGAGTCGTTGAGGCGCGGCGTCCGATCCCAGCGCGTCGCACTGCTGTACGAGTCCTCGTACGAGCGCGACATGACGCGGGTGGACAGGCCACGGATGACCTCGGAAGGGATGTCGGACAGGAAGCGGCTCGGTACGTTGAGCGATGTACCGAATGCGCGCCGGAACGCGTAGCTGAGCAGCAAGCGCTCCTCGGTGCGCGTGATCCCGACGTAGAACAGCCGGCGTTCCTCGGCCAACTGCTCCGCCGTATCCAGCGAACGCGCATGCGGCAGCACGCCTTCCTCGCAGCCCACGATAAACACGACTGGAAACTCCAGCCCCTTTGCGGCGTGCAGCGTGAGCAGCGTGACGGCTTGCTTGCCTTCCTGCAGGTCGTCGATGTCGCTTGAAAGCGACTCCTCCTCGAACACGCTGGTGATGTCGCGGCCGTTTTGAACCGCCATCGCCAACACCTGCCGGAGTTGGTCGATATTTTCCTCGCGTTCGAGCTGGTCGTCCTGATCCTTGCTGATCTCTGGAAGGTAGAAGCGGTAGCCGGTGTCGCCGATGATCGCGTCGAGAAGGCCAACGTAGTCGCCGGTCGCGGCGATCAGTCGCCACTTGTTCACCATCGTGCCGAATTCAGCAAACAGCCGGCCGACACGCCCGCTAAGGCCCGGTGCCTCTCCGGTGGCCGCCTGTTCGAGCGCTTCTAGCACGCCAAGCCCCATCTTGCCGGCCCATGTGAAGAAATCGCGCAGCGACTTATCGCCGATGCCGCGCTTGGGGACGTTTACGATCCGCGCGAAGCTCAGCTTGTCCTGCGGGTGATAGATCATCCGCAGATACGCCATGAGATCCTTGATCTCCTTGCGCTTCCAGAACGACACCCCGCCGACCAACCGAAATGGGATGCTGCCCTGAAGGAACGCCTGCTCGAGCACTCGCGAGAAGGCATTGGTGCGATACATGACGGCGAAGTCGCCGTAGTTGTAAGGTTCGCCGCTTTCCCGCTGCCCGCTGGGCCGGTGGCTGTCACGGATCAGCTCATCGATCTTGTCGACTACCCAGCGCGCTTCGAACTCGTCGTTGTAGGCTTCGAACAGCTCGATCGGCTCGCCCGTCCCCTTGTCGGTGAACAGCGCCTTGCGGGTACGGTTCGGGTTGCGATCGATCACGCCGCGAGCGGCATCCAGCACGCTTTGAGTCGACCGGTAGTTCTGCTCAAGCAGAACCACCTTCGCGTCTGGATAGTCGCGCCGGAACTGGTTCACGTTTCGATAGTCCGCGCCGCGGAAGGCGTAAATGCCCTGATCCTCGTCGCCGACGACAAACACGTTGTCCTGCGGGCGCGCGAGCATTCGCACCAGCGCATACTGCGCGCTGTTGGTGTCTTGAAACTCGTCCACCAGCACGAAGTCGATGAATCGTTGATACTTTTCGCGCACAGTGTGGTTGTCGCGCAGTAGAATCACGGTCTGAAGCAGCAGATCGTCGAAGTCCATCGCGTCGTTGTCGAGCAGGATCGCCTGATACCGCTCGTAGACGCGGCGGATTATCTCACCGGTGTAGTCGCTGGCCGGATAGTCTCCCGGCATCACCATCTCGTTCTTGGCGCCGGAGATTCGCGCCAGAACCTGCCGTGGCACGAACTTCTTAGGGTCGATATTGAGTTCGGCGAGCGCCTGTGTCACGGCCGTGGTCTGATCGTCGGTGTCGAAGATCGTGTAGTTGGCGCTGTACGGTGTGTGTTCGCTCTCGCGGCGCAGGGTGCGCGCACAGATGCTGTGAAATGTGCCGATTTGCAGGCCGCCCAGCCGCGCCCCGATCAGCGCCTCGACGCGCCCGCGCATCTCCTGCGCGGCCTTGTTAGTGAAGGTGACGGCCATCATCGCCGGCGGAGGCACGCGCATTTCGTTGATGAGGTACGCCACGCGATGCGTCAGCACGCGGGTCTTGCCGCTGCCCGGCCCGGCGAGCACCAGCACTGGCCCCGTACCTGCCGTTACGGCGGCGCGCTGCGCGTCGTTTAGCCCGTCGGTGATAAACACTATTCGTTCCTGTCGGATTGGGTTGGACCTGACGGGATTATACCAGTTGAGTCGGGCGCTCCCGCCGGAGGCGCGGATTGTTCATCCTGTGTTCGAGCAACACGTGCGTGCCCGGCTGGGGAAAAGGACAGCCCCGACCGAGGCCGGGGCTGAGTGGTCGTGCGTTTCCGCACGATGGGTGGGTTACGCCTCGCGGCGAAACCAGGTGGTTCTAGAGGCGCAAGCCCTCCCGACAGCCTAACATAATGTCGATCACCCCCTTTGTACTCACCCAACGATGGCTAAACGTTAGCATGCTCTGACAAATCACGCAACTTAACGTTTGTGAAGTACCTCACTTTTTTGCGATAATTGCGGTATGGGCGTGCGAACCGAGCGGTTCGCCGCGTCTATATTACGCAAATTCGATGTAGGGACGTGCTCGTGACCGACGAACAAATCACTCCTTCTGCCCCACTCCACTTCAATGCTGAACCCACCGCGAAGGAAAGTCCGCAAGCCACAACTTCGAACCCGGTGATGTCACAGACGATCATCGTCGGTCTGGTATTCCTCGTGATTGGCTTCATCGGCGGGGGCATCGTGTTTGGGCGGGGTGTCGACACCGCACAGCTCGAGCGCAGCATTCGGGCCATCGTGGCCGAAGAAGTCGCCAACATGAGCGCATCCGGCGGGACTGCCAACGCCGATCTCGCCGACAACGATCCGTCGTTCGGGCCGGACGACGCGGTAGTGACGATTGTCGAGTTCAGCGACTTCTACTGCAGCTTCTGTGGTCGTTTCGCCGCCGAGACGCTGCCACGCCTGCGCGAAACCTACGGCGACTACATCCGGTTCGTCTATCGAGACATGCCGATCATCGGCGGGCAAATCAGCGTCGACGCGGCAGTTGCGGGCAATTGCGCCCACGCCCAAGACAACTTCTGGGGCTTCCACGACCTGATCTTCCAGAACGCCGGCGCGCGCTCGCGCGATGCCTTCATCAGTTTCGCCGACGAACTTGGCCTCGATACCGAGCTGTTCGCAGCATGCCTCGACGACCGCGCAATGAGCGAGGAAGTCACGCTCGACTACATCGACGGGCAGGGCCTCGGGATAACGGGCACGCCCGCGTTCTACATCAACGGCCGCCCCATCACTGGTGCGCAGCCGTTCAACACCTTTGCGCTGGTGATCGACTCCGAACTGCGCAAGGCCGGTATCACGCCACCCGAACGAGGCGACAGCGGATAGGAGTGTATGCGCGCGGCGGCGTTCGACGTCAACGAAACCCTGCTCGACCTGCGGGCGCTCGACCCGCTGTTCAAGCGCGTGTTCGGGGACGCCGCCGCACGGGTGACATGGTTCAATCAGGTCATCCAATCGGCCCTGCTTCAAAATGCGCTGAATTCATACGCGCCATTCGGCGTGATCGCGCGCGCCGCCGTGACGATGGCCGGTCAGCGCCTCGGCGTTGACGTGCCCGAATCCGCGGCCGACCAGATCGTGACCGCGATGACTTCGCTGCCCGCCTACCCGGATGTCCGAGACGCGCTGATTGCACTCCGCCGCGCCGGCTATCAGGTGGCGGCGTTCTCCAACGGCACGCGTGCCGCAGTAACCGCACAGCTCACATCCGCCGGGCTGATCGACGTGTTCGACGTCGTCATTAGCGCCGACGACGCCAAACACCTCAAACCGGCGAAACAGGCCTATCACCACGCCGCCAAGATCATGCGCACGCCACCGCGCCAGTTGTGGATGGTCGCCGCGCATGCATGGGACATCGCCGGGGCCAAGCGAGCCAGCTTGCGCACGGCGTTCATTGCCCGCCCGGGCGCTGCCTACGATCCGCTGTTCGCCGCACCCGACCTGATCGCACACGACCTCGCTGAATTCGTCCAGAAGCTCGTCCAGCGTGAATGGGGAACCCCGACATGAGCGACAGCCCGCTGACCCCGCTTGACCTGCCCATCCCGGACGATCCGATGCAGCGGGTACGCAGGCTCGCACGTGATCTCGCGTGGGGGGCGCTCAACCAGCGCTGGGCGACATCGTTCATGATCACGCCGGAAAAGACGCACGACGTGTGGAACCTGAACCGCCCCGACACGTCGATGGCGGATTACATCCGCTCCACATGGGGTGAAGGCGCACCCCGCGCGCATCTCCTCCACGCCCTCGGCTATACGGAACTCAACGAGAGCGACCGCTTCCACGCCTACTACACGCTGACGAGCCGCGCCTTCGACCTGCTGCACGACCCCGTACCGGCCGCGATCTTCATTTCGTACAGCCGGCGCGAGTCAAGCGCGTTTGCGCTGCTCGTGTTGGCCCGCCTCAAGCTTGGCGGCCTTGACGCCTTCCTCGACATGAAGGACCTGTCACCGGGTGAAGACTGGCACGCGCGCCTCGAACGCGAAGTCCGCGCACGCAAGGTGTTCGTCAGTTTACTCGGGCCGCAGACGCTCGACTCGCCGCACGTCCGCGAGGAGATTCACTGGGCGCTTCAGCACGGCCTGACCGTCATCCCGGTGTTTCACAACGGCTTCACACCGGCTGACATCACCGACGAGGCGCTCGCGCCATTCGTGCGCTCGAATGGCATCGTCGTCGAAACCGAAACAACCAAAGCCTACAACGCCGCCGTCGTCGAACTGCTCAACGCCTTCGGCGTCTCGCCGTAAGGGGTTTCCAAGGGATTTGCACCCCTTGACCTCGTATCTGCAAAAGCGGTCGCGCGCGACCGCTTTTGCGAGTACAAGAGTCCAGCGGGCGCATGCCCTTGGCGAGTTCGGGGCAGCGCCCCGAGACAATCTCGATGTCTAGCTGCGTGAAAGGTACTTGTGCATCAGCGTCTGGAAGTGGTGGACGCCGTTCTCGCGCTTGACGCTGAAGCGGCCCTTGTCGTAGGAGCGTGACGTCAAGCCGCGCTGGACAATCTCGCAAATGGCGATGTCTTCCTGCTGGATTTCGTCGCTGAACTGGATCGTCTGCTGCATCGACTCCCAACCCGCGCCGGTGCCCGGTTCTTCGAAGTACCACTCGAAGATCGTGAGCGTCTTTTCGTGGCCGATGGGCAGAATAATGTTGATGCTCATGTTGTCGGGATACACGTTGAGCATCACGTTGGGGAAGATCCAGTAGTAGAGCGCCTCGGCTTCATCGTCAGTGCGGATGTAGCGCCGGTCGCGGCCCTGAATCTGGCCGTCTTTGGCGGGCCGAATCGGCGCGTACTGCGACGAATACTCCTCGAACGTGTCGACGCGGTACTGCTCGTAATCAAGCTCGCGGTACAGGCCGGGGTGCGCCGTCGGCACGTGGTAGCCTTCGAGGTAGTTGTCGACGTAGACCTTCCAGTTGCAGTCGATGAAGTAGTCGCGGCGCTCGAACATGCGCATGTTGCCGATGTTGAAGCCCTTGCGGGCAATCTCCGCAGCGATCGGCCCATAGCTCGTCTCGGCCATCGGTTTGGCTGCGGGGTCGAGGTTGACAAACACAAACGGTCCCCACGCTTCGACGTTTACCGGCGGCAGACATACCGAGTCGCTGTCC
This window contains:
- a CDS encoding toll/interleukin-1 receptor domain-containing protein, which translates into the protein MSDSPLTPLDLPIPDDPMQRVRRLARDLAWGALNQRWATSFMITPEKTHDVWNLNRPDTSMADYIRSTWGEGAPRAHLLHALGYTELNESDRFHAYYTLTSRAFDLLHDPVPAAIFISYSRRESSAFALLVLARLKLGGLDAFLDMKDLSPGEDWHARLEREVRARKVFVSLLGPQTLDSPHVREEIHWALQHGLTVIPVFHNGFTPADITDEALAPFVRSNGIVVETETTKAYNAAVVELLNAFGVSP
- a CDS encoding Rieske 2Fe-2S domain-containing protein; translation: MLPPLDLSDYNLTDDLSIAETMPARWYTDPAFLDHEKEKIFWTTWQPVGRTEMVARPGDYFACDVAGEPLVVTRTVDGELRAFYNVCRHRGAAVANGKGNRKTLQCMYHGWTYDLEGRLLRTPEFEGVKNWDSDSVCLPPVNVEAWGPFVFVNLDPAAKPMAETSYGPIAAEIARKGFNIGNMRMFERRDYFIDCNWKVYVDNYLEGYHVPTAHPGLYRELDYEQYRVDTFEEYSSQYAPIRPAKDGQIQGRDRRYIRTDDEAEALYYWIFPNVMLNVYPDNMSINIILPIGHEKTLTIFEWYFEEPGTGAGWESMQQTIQFSDEIQQEDIAICEIVQRGLTSRSYDKGRFSVKRENGVHHFQTLMHKYLSRS